From the Marivivens sp. LCG002 genome, the window CGCGCTGCTCGTCCGAAATAGCCTGAATTGCACGGTTCATATTGTCATAGACCGGCAGCAAGTCACGGGCGAGTTTTGAACCGCCATAGTTCTCGGCCTCGCGGCGATCACGCTCGGCGCGCTTGCGGGTGTTCTCGGCGTCGGCAAGTGCACGCACGAAACGATCTTTGTAATCGTCGCGTTCAGCAACAAGCGCTTCAACTTCCTCGGCAGTCATGCCGCCGTTCTGAGCCGCTTCGATCTCGTCTGCTTCTGCGGCCAGTTCATCAAGGCTCTTGAGATCTTCGTTCTGCTCGGTCATTTCCGTCTTCCTTCTAGGACCGGTCGGACAGGACGCGCCCGACCAGCTGAGCTGTATAATCTACAATCGGGACGATCCGCCCATAATTGAGGCGAGTCGGACCGATGACGCCCACGGCGCCAATAATCTTTCGGTCGGCGTTCATATAAGGAGAAACGACCAAAGAGGAACCCGAAAGTGAGAAAAGTTTATTCTCTGAACCTATAAAAATACGCACTCCATCACCTTCGTCCGTAAGTTCTAGGAATTGGGCGATGTCCTGCTTTCTTTCAAGGTCGTCAAAGAGCGTTCGAATGCGTTCCAGATCTCCTGCATTCTCGCTTTCGTTCAAAAGATTGGATCTCCCACGCACGATCAACCGCTCGGTCGATTCGCCATGATTTTCCCAAATCGCAAGCCCGCTCTCGACCAATGCAGCCGCGAGAGCATCGATCTCTTGTCGTCTTGCTTCGATCTCGCGCTGCATGACGCGGCTCAACTCTCTCAAGGTGCGGCCCTGTGCGATCGCGTTCACAAAGTTTGCGGCTTCTCGCATCGAAGATGGTGTTTGTCCCGGAGGCGGAGTGAACAGGCGGTTTTCAACGTGGCCATCCGAGAACACAAGAACGACCAATGCTCGATCCGCGCTTAACGATACAAATTCGATATGCTTGATCGATGCTTCTTCATGCTTTGGCGTGAGAACAAGGCTTGCGCCACGTGTCACACCCGAGAGAGCGGCACCGACCCGATCCAGGAGCGAGGCAACGTCCAAGTCCGAATTCGTCACAGTCTTGTCGATGGTTGCGCGATCATCACCGTTGAGATCACCGACTTCCAAAAGACCGTCAACAAACATACGCAGACCCGACTGTGTGGGGATACGCCCTGCACTTACATGTGGGCTGCCCAGTAATCCGAGATACTCGAGGTCTTGCATCACATTGCGGATGGTCGCGGCACTCAAACTCTCGGACATATTGCGGGTCAATGTACGTGATCCAACAGGCGAGCCCGTTTGAAGATAGCCTTCGACCACCAAGCGGAATACCTCGCGCGAGCGATCATTCAACTCTGTCAATTGCGGCGTCTTATCGTTCATTCCAATGTCCTCGGGCAGCGACCCAATTAAAGCGAGGCGAGACGGAACGTCAATCGGGGTTGGATTTCTAACTTGGCCAGCGTATCGAAGGATAAATCACAAGGAGTTCCGATATGCGCCCGTCCGGTAGAAGAATTGATGAAATGCGTGAGATTTCAATTGAAATTGACGTGACCAAACATGCCGAGGGCTCGTGCCTCATCAAATGTGGCGACACCCACGTACTGTGCACGGCTTCTCTAGATGAACGCGTGCCGCCTTTTCTTCGCAATACCGGACTTGGCTGGGTCACTGCAGAGTATGGAATGCTGCCCCGCGCAACGAACACACGGATGCGCCGTGAAGCAAAGAACGGTCAATCTGGTCGCACGCAAGAAATCCAGCGTCTGATCGGACGTTCGCTTCGGGCGGGTGTTGATAGGGTTGCCCTTGGCGAGCGACAGATCACAATCGACTGCGATGTCATCCAAGCCGACGGCGGGACCCGCTGTGCTTCAATCACGGGTGGCTGGGTTGCACTGCGACTTGCAGTGAACAAACTGATGAAAGCTGGCGACATCATTACAGATCCTCTTTTGGCACCGGTATCGGCCGTCAGCTGCGGGATCTATGCAGGACAGCCTGTGCTCGATCTTGACTACCCCGAAGATTCAGAAGCCGGCGTCGATGGCAATTTTGTAATGACGGGCGGTAAACTTATCGAAGTTCAAATGTCGGCAGAGGGCTCGACCTTTACCCGCGATCAAATGAACCAACTGTTGGACCTCGCGGACAAAGGGATTGCGGATCTCACCGCTGCTCAGTTGGCTGCTGTAAAATGACCCGCCGTTTCGAAGGAAACTCGCTTGTTGTGGCAACCCACAACAAGGGAAAGTTGGAAGAGATTCAGGCTCTACTCGAGCCCTTTGG encodes:
- the hrcA gene encoding heat-inducible transcriptional repressor HrcA is translated as MNDKTPQLTELNDRSREVFRLVVEGYLQTGSPVGSRTLTRNMSESLSAATIRNVMQDLEYLGLLGSPHVSAGRIPTQSGLRMFVDGLLEVGDLNGDDRATIDKTVTNSDLDVASLLDRVGAALSGVTRGASLVLTPKHEEASIKHIEFVSLSADRALVVLVFSDGHVENRLFTPPPGQTPSSMREAANFVNAIAQGRTLRELSRVMQREIEARRQEIDALAAALVESGLAIWENHGESTERLIVRGRSNLLNESENAGDLERIRTLFDDLERKQDIAQFLELTDEGDGVRIFIGSENKLFSLSGSSLVVSPYMNADRKIIGAVGVIGPTRLNYGRIVPIVDYTAQLVGRVLSDRS
- a CDS encoding nucleotide exchange factor GrpE, which produces MTEQNEDLKSLDELAAEADEIEAAQNGGMTAEEVEALVAERDDYKDRFVRALADAENTRKRAERDRREAENYGGSKLARDLLPVYDNMNRAIQAISDEQRETSAAVIEGIELTMRELLNVFQKHGVTLVKPEVGDRFDPQQHEAMFEAPVPGTKAGDIIQVMAEGFLLHDRLLRPAQVGVSSTPAS
- the rph gene encoding ribonuclease PH, whose translation is MRPSGRRIDEMREISIEIDVTKHAEGSCLIKCGDTHVLCTASLDERVPPFLRNTGLGWVTAEYGMLPRATNTRMRREAKNGQSGRTQEIQRLIGRSLRAGVDRVALGERQITIDCDVIQADGGTRCASITGGWVALRLAVNKLMKAGDIITDPLLAPVSAVSCGIYAGQPVLDLDYPEDSEAGVDGNFVMTGGKLIEVQMSAEGSTFTRDQMNQLLDLADKGIADLTAAQLAAVK